From Macaca mulatta isolate MMU2019108-1 chromosome 1, T2T-MMU8v2.0, whole genome shotgun sequence, the proteins below share one genomic window:
- the FCER1A gene encoding high affinity immunoglobulin epsilon receptor subunit alpha gives MKKMAPAMESPTLLCVALLFFAPDGVLAVPQKPTVSLNPPWNRIFKGENVTLTCNGSNFFEVSSMKWFHNGSLSEVANSSLSIVNADFEDSGEYKCQHQQFDDSEPVHLEVFSDWLLLQASAEVVMEGQPLFLRCHSWRNWDVYKVIYYKDGEALKYWYENHNISITNATVEDSGTYYCTGKLWQLDCESEPLNITVIKAQHDKYWLQFLIPLLVAILFAVDTGLFISTQQQVTFLLKIKRTRKGFKLLNPHPKPNPKSN, from the exons ATGAAGAAGATGGCTCCTGCCATGGAATCCCCTACTCTACTGTGTGTAGCCTTACTGTTCTTTG CTCCAGATGGCGTGTTAGCAG TCCCTCAGAAACCTACGGTCTCCTTGAATCCCCCATGGAATAGAATATTTAAAGGAGAGAATGTGACTCTTACATGTAATGGGAGCAATTTCTTTGAAGTCAGTTCCATGAAATGGTTCCACAATGGCAGCCTTTCAGAAGTGGCAAATTCAAGTTTGAGTATTGTGAATGCCGACTTTGAGGACAGTGGAGAATACAAATGTCAGCACCAACAATTTGATGACAGTGAACCTGTGCACCTGGAAGTCTTCAGTG ACTGGCTGCTCCTTCAGGCTTCTGCTGAGGTGGTGATGGAGGGTCAGCCCCTCTTCCTCAGGTGCCATAGTTGGAGGAACTGGGATGTGTACAAGGTGATCTATTACAAGGATGGTGAAGCTCTCAAGTACTGGTATGAGAACCACAACATCTCCATTACAAATGCCACAGTTGAAGACAGTGGCACCTACTACTGTACGGGCAAACTGTGGCAGCTGGACTGTGAGTCTGAGCCCCTCAACATTACTGTAATAAAAG CTCAGCATGACAAGTACTGGCTACAATTTCTTATCCCATTGTTGGTGGCGATTCTGTTTGCTGTGGACACAGGATTATTTATCTCGACTCAGCAGCAGGTCACATTTCTCTTGAAGATTAAGAGAACCAGGAAAGGCTTCAAACTTCTGAACCCACATCCTAAGCCAAACCCCAAAAGCAACTGA
- the LOC100423130 gene encoding LOW QUALITY PROTEIN: olfactory receptor 10J3 (The sequence of the model RefSeq protein was modified relative to this genomic sequence to represent the inferred CDS: inserted 1 base in 1 codon; deleted 2 bases in 1 codon) encodes MSVSEPVPDSEEEDVEEDTYLDAKANSTFVTEFLFEGFSSFRWQYRLVFFVVFLTLYLLTLSGNVIIMTIVRLDHHLHTPHPMYFFLSMLSIFETCYTVTIVPYMLSGLLNPHQPVATHSCATQLFFYLTFGINNCFLLTVMGYDRYVAICNPLRCSVIMSKRACIQLASVSLGIGLXMAIVQVTSVFGLLFCDAFVISHFFGDVRPLLKLACTDTTVNEIINFVVSVCVLVLPMDLVFVSYVLIISTILTIASAEGRKKAFATCASHLTVVIIHYGCASIIYLKPKSQSSLGQDRLIAVIYTHHSPTEHCCVQPEEQGDALRRAMGQTRRCSVQSHGAKAPVSFTKRGCEAFFFEFINMY; translated from the exons ATGAGTGTTTCTGAACCAGTGCCAGACAGTGAGGAAGAAGATGTGGAAGAAGAT ACCTACCTTGATGCCAAAGCCAATTCCACTTTTGTGACTGAGTTCCTCTTTGAAGGTTTCTCCAGCTTCAGGTGGCAGTACAgacttgtcttttttgttgtttttctaacTTTGTACCTGCTGACTCTCTCTGGCAATGTGATTATCATGACCATTGTTCGCCTGGACCATCATCTCCACACTCCCCACCCCATGTACTTCTTCCTGAGCATGCTATCCATCTTTGAGACCTGCTACACTGTGACCATCGTTCCCTATATGCTTTCTGGTCTCTTGAATCCTCACCAGCCCGTTGCCACCCACAGCTGTGCCACTCAGCTCTTCTTCTATCTCACCTTTGGCATCAACAACTGCTTCCTGCTCACAGTCATGGGATATGACCGCTATGTGGCCATCTGCAACCCCCTAAGGTGTTCAGTCATCATGAGTAAAAGGGCCTGTATCCAACTGGCCTCTGTGTCACTGGGGATTGGCC GCATGGCCATTGTCCAAGTAACATCTGTGTTTGGCCTGCTGTTCTGTGATGCCTTTGTCATCTCCCACTTCTTCGGTGATGTGAGACCCCTGCTGAAGCTGGCCTGCACAGACACCACTGTCAATGAGATCATCAACTTTGTTGTCAGTGTCTGTGTCCTTGTCCTACCTATGGACCTGGTCTTTGTCTCCTATGTCCTCATCATCTCCACCATTCTTACGATTGCCTCAGCTGAAGGTCGGAAGAAGGCCTTTGCCACCTGCGCCTCCCACCTCACGGTGGTCATCATCCACTATGGCTGTGCCTCCATCATCTACCTGAAGCCTAAGTCCCAGAGTTCCCTGGGACAGGACAGACTCATCGCAGTGATCTACACT CATCACTCCCCTACTGAACACTGTTGTGTACAGCCTGAGGAACAAGGAGATGCTCTGCGCAGAGCCATGGGGCAAACAAGGAGATGCTCTGTGCAGAGCCATGGGGCAAAAGCCCCTGTCTCCTTTACGAAGAGAGGTTGTGAAGCctttttctttgagtttataaatatgtattaa